One Coffea arabica cultivar ET-39 chromosome 5e, Coffea Arabica ET-39 HiFi, whole genome shotgun sequence DNA segment encodes these proteins:
- the LOC140006916 gene encoding uncharacterized protein: MYDEIIYGPEDAVPLAFNNHEAIMIEAITCNYKVKKVYIDNGSAIDVLYYKTFKELQLEDKQLVPVRTPLIGFAGPPVRPKRMITLMVTVGASLKCRTVPVNFTVVKKPSSYNMILRRPTLNALLAVRSTLHLSMKFPIPAGVAEMLGDPEVARACYIATLKGKEKLVAQTTCLEPWEPEEKRERLETDEGLIELPVRARTT, encoded by the coding sequence ATGTATGATGAGATCATCTATGGGCCAGAAGATGCAGTACCCCTGGCCTTTAATAACCACGAGGCCATCATGATAGAGGCAATCACTTGCAACTACAAGGTGAAAAAGGTATACATCGACAATGGAAGTGCCATCGACGTGTTGTACTACAAGACCTTTAAAGAGCTGCAACTGGAGGACAAACAGCTCGTCCCGGTCCGAACTCCATTGATCGGCTTCGCGGGCCCCCCAGTAAGGCCAAAGAGAATGATAACCCTCATGGTCACAGTAGGGGCGTCACTAAAGTGCCGAACTGTTCCCGTGAATTTCACGGTGGTAAAAAAGCCTTCATCGTACAATATGATTCTGAGACGACCCACCCTGAACGCCCTCCTGGCTGTCCGCTCCACATTGCACCTCAGCATGAAATTTCCCATTCCTGCGGGGGTAGCTGAAATGCTCGGAGATCCGGAGGTAGCTAGGGCCTGCTACATAGCGACTCTCAAGGGCAAGGAGAAGTTGGTTGCTCAAACAACTTGTTTAGAGCCCTGGGAGCCAGAGGAGAAAAGGGAGAGATTGGAGACGGATGAGGGGTTGATTGAGCTGCCGGTCCGCGCCAGAACGACCTGA
- the LOC140006917 gene encoding uncharacterized protein — translation MRAPPFTDDINGEMVPPNFKLPNLHTYDGRGDPEDHLRAFISAFRLYCVPDAVICQAFPIFLHGTARKWFWSLEPRSISSLDELIDRFIHRFVSSRPITKTSAYLLNLQQGQGESLRSYVQRFNEENVQIPDQNEQVTIAAFTNGLVAGIFNTEIHRQYPHTLLELWERVDQGIRSEDVNRMKREAQASRTWQDPRRRKDTGRGEPGPSSTSNQLRDRRSVFDRIVKGRSSTSDAELTPLNSRRSHVLAVMRQNHLGRTPPEIPGRRDKRNSNLYCAYHRDVGHETEDCNDLKREIENLIRQGYLKQFVRKDGTFNRSASHRESRGPRREDRRDTKLQCRGPEDRNGDRRPPRDGSPGYGPNIAGVINTISGGPTGGDSQNSRKRTYRQADMEVAESSSRLSEVITYGPHDPVPAASSNHEALVIEVLTNNYIVKKVYVDPGSSVDVLYYRTFESLKLTQEQLTPVRTPLIGFGGHVVHPDGMVTLMVTIGRHPRCRTVPVSFTVVKADSPYNMLIGRPTLNALRAVYSTYHLRFKFPTSAGVAEVSSDVGAARECYLATIQAAVTPWPSPRSEGKRPAVLSIDCIDLQKAGDPNRLEPGDEVELVVLDEAKPDQVVQVGAGLPSPLKEEMISLIKDHRDVFAWSADEVVGVPPELMTHQLNVNPQARPVRQKRRHFVPERSKAILDEVDKLLPAKMIHELQYPTWLSNPVMVKKDTGGWRMCVHFTDLNKACPKDCYPLPRIDALVDSAIGYVVLCFLDAFKGYHQIGMSEEDQEKTAFYTDRVTYCYTTMPFGLKNAGATYQRLINRLFKNQIGRNVEAYVDDILVKNLATSSFLSDVREVFGVLRDSRMKLNPKKCVFGVASRKFLGYLVSHRGIEANPDKDKAIQDMSPPRNIREVQRLNGRLAALNRFLSQSAEKALPFFKVLKKADQFAWTEECQAAFDKLKQYLHHLPTLASPRPEEKLYPYLSAADEAVNAVLIRDEGTQVPVYYVSRALRGPETRYTQVEKLVLGLVHAARRLKPYFLAHPISVRTDHPLRQILVRPEASGRLTKWAVELGECDLSYEPRTAMKAQALADFLADLTFTEGRESTSAIAEVSTPHLWMLYVDGSSNGDGSGAGLLLEGPQGEVCSYALRFDFPATNNEAEYEALIAGLQLARRLGAQRIHVRSDSQLVVCQVLGEYEVKDETMQRYLSKVHQLIAYFRIFRNPKSPPLPE, via the coding sequence ATGCGGGCCCCGCCCTTCACAGATGACATCAACGGGGAGATGGTGCCCCCAAActttaagcttccaaacttgcacACCTATGACGGCCGAGGTGACCCCGAGGATCACCTCCGCGCCTTCATCTCCGCATTCCGACTCTACTGCGTCCCCGACGCCGTGATCTGTCAGGCTTTCCCCATCTTCCTACACGGGACTGCCCGGAAGTGGTTCTGGAGTTTGGAACCAAGGAGCATTTCCTCCTTGGATGAGCTAATAGACCGGTTCATCCACCGCTTTGTGTCGTCTCGACCAATCACAAAGACTTCTGCTTACCTCTTGAACCTGCAACAGGGTCAGGGCGAGTCACTTCGCTCGTATGTTCAAAGGTTCAACGAGGAGAATGTGCAGATACCTGATCAGAATGAGCAGGTAACTATCGCTGCCTTCACCAACGGGTTAGTGGCAGGGATCTTCAACACCGAAATCCATCGGCAGTACCCCCATACACTTCTGGAGCTCTGGGAAAGAGTGGACCAGGGAATCCGAAGTGAAGATGTAAATCGCATGAAGCGAGAAGCCCAAGCATCTCGTACGTGGCAAGATCCCCGGAGGAGGAAAGACACTGGCCGAGGTGAACCAGGCCCAAGTAGCACTTCAAACCAACTCCGAGATCGCCGGAGTGTCTTCGACCGGATCGTGAAAGGCAGATCGTCCACCTCGGACGCCGAGCTGACACCCCTCAATTCCCGCCGATCCCATGTTCTAGCTGTGATGAGGCAGAATCACCTCGGCCGAACTCCCCCTGAGATCCCAGGAAGAAGGGATAAGAGGAATTCCAACCTCTACTGTGCCTACCACCGAGATGTGGGGCACGAGACCGAAGACTGCAACGACTTGAAGCGAGAAATTGAAAACCTGATCCGCCAGGGATACTTGAAGCAGTTTGTCCGCAAGGATGGAACCTTCAACCGAAGCGCCTCCCACCGGGAGAGCCGAGGTCCTCGCCGAGAAGACAGGCGGGACACTAAGCTTCAGTGCCGAGGTCCCGAGGACCGAAATGGGGATCGGAGACCTCCACGCGACGGATCGCCAGGCTATGGCCCGAACATCGCCGGGGTGATCAACACCATCTCGGGTGGCCCCACTGGAGGAGACAGTCAGAACTCCCGAAAAAGGACTTACCGCCAAGCTGATATGGAGGTGGCCGAATCGAGTTCCAGGTTATCCGAGGTGATTACCTATGGTCCCCATGACCCTGTCCCTGCCGCCTCCAGCAATCACGAGGCCCTCGTGATTGAAGTCCTTACCAATAATTACATAGTCAAAAAGGTCTATGTCGACCCCGGAAGCTCGGTAGACGTCTTGTACTACCGAACTTTCGAGAGTTTGAAGCTGACCCAGGAGCAACTCACTCCGGTCAGAACTCCCCTTATCGGTTTCGGGGGACACGTCGTCCACCCGGATGGCATGGTGACCCTGATGGTAACTATCGGGCGTCATCCTCGCTGCCGAACTGTGCCTGTCAGTTTTACGGTGGTCAAAGCAGACTCCCCCTACAACATGCTGATAGGCCGGCCCACGCTCAACGCCTTGAGAGCCGTATACTCTACCTACCACCTGAGATTTAAATTTCCAACATCTGCGggggtggccgaggtgagcaGCGACGTGGGCGCCGCCCGGGAATGCTACCTCGCCACCATTCAAGCAGCAGTCACACCCTGGCCCTCACCGAGGTCAGAAGGAAAGAGGCCAGCGGTCCTCTCCATAGACTGCATCGACCTTCAGAAGGCAGGAGACCCCAACAGGCTTGAGCCCGGGGATGAGGTGGAACTAGTGGTCTTGGATGAAGCGAAACCTGACCAAGTGGTCCAAGTAGGGGCCGGACTCCCCTCACCCCTGAAAGAAGAAATGATCTCCCTGATCAAGGACCACCGAGACGTCTTCGCGTGGTCCGCAGATGAAGTGGTCGGAGTGCCACCCGAGCTCATGACTCACCAACTGAACGTTAACCCACAGGCCCGACCTGTGCGGCAGAAACGAAGGCACTTCGTCCCCGAACGTAGCAAGGCCATATTGGATGAGGTCGACAAGCTCTTGCCGGCCAAGATGATCCATGAGCTCCAATATCCCACCTGGCTGTCCAACCCAGTCATGGTCAAAAAGGACACCGGTGGATGGAGAATGTGCGTACACTTCACCGACCTCAACAAGGCCTGCCCCAAAGATTGTTATCCTCTGCCGAGGATAGACGCCCTCGTCGACTCGGCGATAGGATATGTAGTCCTCTGCTTCCTAGATGCCTTCAAAGGGTATCATCAAATAGGAATGAGTGAGGAGGACCAAGAGAAAACGGCGTTCTACACCGACCGAGTTACTTATTGTTACACTACCATGCCCTTCGGGCTAAAGAACGCCGGGGCGACCTACCAAAGGCTGATCAACCGACTCTTCAAGAATCAGATCGGCCGCAATGTGGAGGCCTATGTGGATGACATCCTCGTCAAAAATCTCGCAACTTCATCCTTTCTGTCAGACGTGAGGGAAGTCTTTGGTGTCCTGCGAGACTCGAGGATGAAGCTGAATCCCAAGAAGTGCGTCTTCGGCGTCGCCTCGAGAAAATTCTTGGGGTATCTGGTTTCCCACCGGGGAATCGAGGCCAACCCCGACAAGGACAAGGCCATTCAGGACATGTCCCCACCTCGGAACATCCGAGAAGTCCAACGGCTGAATGGACGCCTGGCCGCGCTGAATCGCTTCCTGTCCCAATCAGCTGAGAAAGCTCTGCCCTTCTTTAAGGTGCTCAAGAAGGCTGATCAGTTTGCCTGGACGGAAGAGTGCCAGGCTGCTTTCGACAAGCTGAAGCAATACCTCCATCACCTACCCACTCTCGCTTCACCTCGGCCCGAGGAGAAGCTCTACCCCTACCTCTCCGCAGCCGACGAGGCTGTCAACGCTGTTCTTATCCGGGACGAGGGCACCCAAGTGCCAGTCTACTACGTCAGCCGAGCTCTCCGCGGGCCGGAGACTCGATACACTCAGGTGGAAAAACTTGTGCTAGGACTAGTCCACGCCGCCCGGCGGCTGaaaccctatttcttagctcATCCCATCTCCGTCAGGACCGACCATCCTCTCCGACAGATACTGGTGCGGCCCGAGGCCTCCGGGCGCCTCACCAAGTGGGCCGTTGAGTTGGGGGAGTGCGACCTGTCGTATGAGCCGCGCACCGCCATGAAAGCTCAAGCCTTAGCCGACTTCTTGGCCGATCTCACATTCACGGAAGGTCGAGAGTCCACTTCCGCCATAGCCGAAGTGTCCACCCCACACCTGTGGATGTTGTATGTGGACGGATCCTCTAATGGGGATGGAAGTGGAGCAGGACTGCTCCTAGAGGGCCCCCAGGGAGAAGTGTGCTCGTATGCCCTCCGTTTTGACTTCCCGGCCACCAACAATGAAGCCGAATATGAGGCTTTGATCGCGGGACTCCAGCTAGCCCGCAGGCTTGGTGCACAACGGATCCACGTCCGCAGCGACTCCCAACTCGTAGTCTGCCAGGTCCTTGGTGAGTATGAGGTCAAGGATGAAACCATGCAACGGTATCTATCTAAAGTCCACCAACTCATCGCATACTTCCGAATCTTTCGAAATCCAAAGAGTCCCCCGCTCCCAGAATAG
- the LOC140006918 gene encoding uncharacterized protein, whose amino-acid sequence MRQNHLGRTPPEIPGRRDKRNFNLYCAYHRDVGHETEDCNDLKREIENLIRQGYLKQFVRKDGTFNRSASHRESRGPRREDRRDTKLQCRGPEDRNGDRRPPRDGSPGYGPNIAGVINTISGGPTGGDSQNSRKRTYRQADMEVAESSSRLSEVITYGPHDPVPAASSNHEALVIEVLTNNYIVKKVYIDPGSSVDVLYYRTFESLKLTQEQLTPVRTPLVGFGGHVVHPDGMVTLMVTIGRHPRCRTVPVSFAVVKADSPYNMLIGRPTLNALRAVYSTYHLSFKFPTSAGVAEVSSDMGAARECYLATIQAAVTPRPSPRSEEKRPAVLSIDCIDPQKAGDPNRVEPGDEVELVVLDEAKPDQVVQVGAGLPSPLKEEMISMIKDHRDVFAWSADEVVGVPPELMTHQLNVNPQARPVRQKRRHFGPERSKAILDEVDKLLPAKMIHEIQYPTWLSNLVMVKKDTGGWRMCVDFTDINKACPKDCYPLPRIDALVDSAMGYVVLCFLDAFKGYHQIGMSEEDQEKTAFYTDRGTYCYTTMPFGLKNAGATYQRLINRLFKNQIGRNVEAYVDDILVKSLATSSFLSDVREVFGVLRDSRMKLNPKKCVFGVTSGKFLGYLVSHRGIEANPDKVKAIQDMSPPRNIREVQRLNGRLAALNRFLSQSAEKALPFFKVLKKADQFAWTEECQAAFDKLKQYLHHLPTLASPRPEEKLYLYLSAADEAVSAILIRDEGTQVPVYYVSRALRGPETRYTQVKKLVLGLVHAARRLKPYFLAHPISVRTDQPLRQILVWPETSGRLTKWAVELGECDLSYEPRTAIKAQALADFLADLTFTEGRESTSAIAEVSTPHLWMLYVDGSSNGDGSGVGLLLEGPQGEVCSYALRFDFPATNNEAEYEALIAGLQLARRLGAQRIHVRSDSQLVVCQVLGEYEVKDETMQRYLSKVHQLIAYFRIFRNPKSPPLPE is encoded by the coding sequence ATGAGGCAGAATCACCTCGGTCGAACTCCCCCTGAGATCCCAGGAAGAAGGGATAAGAGGAATTTCAACCTCTACTGTGCCTACCACCGAGATGTGGGGCACGAGACCGAAGACTGCAACGACTTGAAGCGAGAAATTGAAAACCTGATCCGCCAGGGATACTTGAAGCAGTTTGTCCGCAAGGATGGAACCTTCAACCGAAGCGCCTCCCACCGGGAGAGCCGAGGTCCTCGCCGAGAAGACAGGCGGGACACTAAGCTTCAGTGCCGAGGTCCCGAGGACCGAAATGGGGATCGGAGGCCTCCACGCGACGGATCGCCAGGCTATGGCCCGAACATCGCCGGGGTGATCAACACCATCTCGGGTGGCCCCACTGGAGGAGACAGTCAGAACTCCCGAAAAAGGACTTACCGCCAAGCCGATATGGAGGTGGCCGAATCGAGTTCCAGGTTATCCGAGGTGATTACCTATGGTCCCCATGACCCTGTCCCTGCCGCCTCCAGCAATCACGAGGCCCTCGTGATTGAAGTCCTTACCAATAATTACATAGTCAAAAAGGTCTATATCGACCCCGGAAGCTCGGTAGACGTCTTGTACTACCGAACTTTCGAGAGTTTGAAGCTGACCCAGGAGCAACTCACTCCGGTCAGAACTCCCCTTGTCGGTTTCGGGGGACACGTCGTCCACCCGGATGGCATGGTGACCCTGATGGTAACTATCGGGCGTCATCCTCGCTGCCGAACTGTGCCTGTCAGTTTTGCGGTGGTCAAAGCAGACTCCCCCTACAACATGCTGATAGGCCGGCCCACGCTCAACGCCTTGAGAGCCGTATACTCCACCTACCACCTGAGCTTTAAATTCCCAACATCTGCGggggtggccgaggtgagcaGTGACATGGGCGCCGCCCGGGAATGCTACCTCGCCACCATTCAAGCAGCAGTCACACCCCGGCCCTCACCGAGGTCAGAAGAAAAGAGGCCAGCGGTCCTCTCCATAGACTGTATCGACCCTCAGAAGGCAGGAGACCCCAACAGGGTTGAGCCCGGGGATGAGGTGGAACTAGTGGTCTTGGATGAAGCGAAACCTGACCAAGTGGTCCAAGTAGGGGCCGGACTCCCCTCACCTCTGAAAGAAGAAATGATCTCCATGATCAAGGACCACCGAGACGTCTTCGCGTGGTCCGCAGATGAAGTGGTCGGAGTGCCACCCGAGCTCATGACTCACCAACTCAACGTTAACCCACAGGCCCGACCTGTGCGGCAGAAACGAAGGCACTTCGGCCCCGAACGTAGCAAGGCCATATTGGATGAGGTCGACAAGCTCTTGCCGGCCAAGATGATCCATGAGATCCAATATCCCACCTGGCTATCCAATCTAGTCATGGTCAAAAAGGACACCGGTGGATGGAGAATGTGCGTAGACTTCACCGACATCAACAAGGCTTGCCCCAAAGATTGCTATCCTCTGCCGAGGATAGACGCCCTCGTCGACTCGGCGATGGGATATGTAGTCCTCTGCTTCCTGGATGCCTTCAAAGGGTATCATCAAATAGGAATGAGTGAGGAGGACCAAGAGAAAACGGCGTTCTACACCGACCGAGGTACTTATTGTTACACTACCATGCCCTTCGGGCTAAAGAACGCCGGGGCGACCTACCAAAGGCTGATCAACCGACTCTTCAAGAATCAGATCGGCCGCAATGTGGAGGCCTATGTGGATGACATTCTCGTCAAAAGTCTCGCCACTTCATCCTTTCTGTCAGACGTGAGGGAAGTCTTTGGTGTCCTGCGAGACTCGAGGATGAAGCTGAATCCCAAGAAGTGCGTCTTCGGCGTCACCTCGGGAAAATTCTTGGGGTATCTGGTTTCCCACCGGGGAATCGAGGCCAACCCCGACAAGGTCAAGGCCATTCAGGACATGTCCCCACCTCGGAACATCCGAGAAGTCCAACGGCTGAATGGACGCCTGGCCGCGCTGAATCGCTTCCTGTCCCAATCAGCTGAGAAAGCTCTGCCCTTCTTTAAGGTGCTCAAGAAGGCTGATCAGTTTGCCTGGACGGAAGAGTGCCAGGCTGCTTTCGACAAGCTGAAGCAATACCTCCATCACCTACCCACTCTCGCTTCACCTCGGCCCGAGGAGAAgctctacctctacctctcCGCAGCCGACGAGGCTGTCAGCGCTATTCTTATCCGGGACGAGGGCACCCAAGTGCCAGTCTACTACGTCAGCCGAGCTCTCCGCGGGCCGGAGACTCGATACACTCAGGTGAAAAAACTTGTGCTAGGACTAGTCCACGCCGCCCGGCGGCTGaaaccctatttcttagctcATCCCATCTCCGTCAGGACCGACCAGCCTCTCCGACAGATACTGGTGTGGCCCGAGACCTCCGGGCGCCTCACCAAGTGGGCCGTTGAGTTGGGGGAGTGCGACCTGTCGTATGAGCCGCGCACCGCCATAAAAGCTCAAGCCTTAGCCGACTTCTTGGCCGATCTCACATTCACGGAAGGTCGAGAGTCCACTTCCGCCATAGCCGAAGTGTCCACCCCACACCTGTGGATGTTGTATGTGGACGGATCCTCTAATGGGGATGGAAGTGGAGTAGGACTGCTCCTAGAGGGCCCCCAGGGAGAAGTGTGCTCGTATGCCCTCCGCTTTGACTTCCCGGCCACCAACAATGAAGCCGAATATGAGGCCTTGATCGCGGGACTCCAGCTAGCCCGCAGGCTTGGTGCACAACGGATCCACGTCCGCAGCGACTCCCAACTCGTAGTCTGCCAGGTCCTTGGTGAGTATGAGGTCAAGGATGAAACCATGCAACGGTATCTATCTAAAGTCCACCAACTCATCGCATACTTCCGAATCTTTCGAAATCCAAAGAGTCCCCCGCTCCCAGAATAG